AAAATGCTTTACTTATGAGATCGACAAGaagcagataaaaaaaaagtctataaGGACAGTACATTTGATCCGccatttatttgtattggtaTATACTTGTAGTTGTTTTCTTATATCAAATTATTTGTATAGCATTGTTTTCTGATCTAGGGAAAGGAAGATAAGAAGCAAGCATGGGACTGCTTAAAAAGCTTTTTGAAGAACTTCCAGATGACGTCATCTGTGCTCTCTGTAACGAAGTTTTCCTCGACCCAAGAGTTTTACAATGCAACCACATGTTTTGCAGCGCCTGCTTAGTACGCAGATCTGCAAGGATAAAGGCTGATATATGTTCAACATGCGAGACACCTTACCATGGATCTTCTTGTAGACAAGCTGACGAGGGATTCAAGCGAAAACTACTGAACCTTAATGCTATATGTAACTACAAATGTGGCATGAAAATTAAAATGGCGCATCTACCAGAACATCTTAAAGACGAATGTCAACAAGCACCAGTGCCGTGTCCTAATGCGATCAAAGGGTGCAAGAAAAAGGTGAAGCGGTGTGATTTGAATAAGCACATTGACGAATGCAATTTTCGAGTAGTAACTTGTGAAGCATGTGGGCATGTAACTATTTTCCAAGACCTTTTCACTCaccaaagtagaaaaaaatgtctAGAGCGTAAGCTTAAACAACAAGTTATAAGGGAATTAAGACATGCTCATCAGGAAGTGATAAACCACAGGTCAAATGTCAAACGAGATCATATACGCCTAGACATAGAACAAACTAAGAAAGTAATTCAACATGCCCGTTATCTGCAAGAACGAAAACAAAAACTCCATCAGTTACTGCTTTCACAAAACAATAATGATGCCATCAACAGTGAATCTGGAGACAGTTTTTTCTTAACCGATCTAGAAGAATTGAAAAACAAAGACACTTCATTATCATCAACTCCTGTTCACTCTAGATCTACGGTTGGATCCCAGCAGTGTGATAGATGCCTTAAGCATTTCTTCCCAGGAAAGAACCATGGAAAATCTTGTCGTTGGCATGAAGGGGTATGTATTAATATCGACAAAGAATGTAATTATGGTCGAACATCTAGCACATTGGTATTTGTCAGAAAAACAAACTTAACGGTTCAAATACTACCTTCCGATACTATGTTTCGAGTTGTCGAATGACAAGCCATTCAATTGTTGGTTTCAGAATGAATAAATGGGACGATTTCGAAAAAGatgcaaaattaagaatttgTCTTATTGTGACAGTTCTAttgttcattttaaattttaagtaaCAACTCTTATGTTTTTTGATCTGACGGCCTTGTAAAAAGCCTAGCGAAGATAATTCTAATTATTTTTATGGTTGTTGGAAGAAAACTATTCATTACTTGAGTGTTTAATCTGCAGCCCCCAGTCGACTGTATAAAATCTATGGGAGACACAGTTATTGGGTGTAGAAATATAGGTACTATGCAAAAGTATTTTAAGATACCAAGGGGACTGAGAATCGAGACTCATTCAGTACACATCCTGGTTCTTACACAATGATACTAGTTCTGTGATAATTCGAGTTAAAGTACCACAAattaaataagagaaaaaaaaaacaagtataaaCTTGTGAGTGTCGTTTTCAACCAACAATACATACTGAAAGCACCACCATTATAAGTCTTTTGTGCAAACTATTTTCTCTAACGATTGTATGAATGCAGGTGTTAATTAAGATGAATCTGTCAAAGATACTCAGAAAGTTAACAGTGGCAATGTTGCATATGGCTTTatgattaataaaaatatatatacaaattatctGAATggcataaattttatataaaagataacgAATGGAGTACCTCACATCACCCCGGTTTTAGTGGGTTAAGTGATGCTCAGTCATTAGATTTCTATGTCGTATTGTGTAGagtgttgtttttcttttggttgtttatttttctttagcAAGGCATTGTAAGTTCgttttcgactaatgagtttgactAACACTTTGATATTCACCGCCTCTTATTTTTATAACTCATCCGgagaaaatactttaaaaaatgagAGTTTAcccaagttttaaaaaaaagcagATGTTGTTTGaatatcaaagagacaactatcgaCTTGAGGGCGAGAATGCAAACAACTGAACAAAGACGTTTTTTGTCACTCATGTCAATTTgattatttacaattttacagTAACTGTTATAAGTGTGTGTGTGGTTTTATAAATTTTCGAATTCGGACTGTTTTATTGAAAGATATCCCAGATGGATTCTTTTGTAGATCTAAAACTTGTTTACatagatttaaaattttcattctttttcttttcatgcATTCTACAGCCTGTAAGTATATGTTTATCTTATTCAAACTAAGTAGTTATGAGCATCTTTATTTAGTTATGAGGTTACTTATCTTATCATTTTCCTTTGTTTTATTTGGTTTCTTTAAGTATGTTTAAACTGATTTCCTTCCATAATCAAAACTTAATACAACCAGATACTAGTATGCTTTGTCTGAAGTCTCATATAACGATTCAAGTAACCCATATACATTTAGACCACAGAAGTTTATCTATAAATTTACCAAACATATATTTATTctatactaaaaaaaataagcGTCTGTAATGAGAATGAGTATAAATAATACAAGTCTTGGTAATTCATTacatatggtccgagaccacagttctgtcgtagtgcatttcttttagacaataaatggaatttaaaaaaatcatctgcgctttttcagtgatatttttacagtgtgttgttttacttttgggacaagttatattaaaattatagaaaacttcatagGCTCTacctcaaaatatggacaattttatgttaaggggggggggggtcttgaaatcttttgacaggtTTCAAATAcctaattttcaacttttttcagatggaccaaatcactactttactttaaaatgcATGACCCAAATTTCTTCACAGTGTAATGTcatccccctacttgctatttgaggcataaaacatgaataaATACATTTGGAAGGGATTTAAAAAACATtaggcaagtaacacactgtccacactatgGACAATatcaagggacgataactgtgttcACGGACCATATAACACTTGGAACTATGATATCTACAGACCAAATGTGTGTAAGTGTTAGATTATACGTTTTTTTACATCCAAAACACTGTTGTACCTTGATTGGTTGTTGATGCTAATGCCACTAATATTAATAGCACTATTGGCTATATCGTTGCGGCTAGTTCTCatttggtggaggaagccggaatgCCCGGTGCGAACCACCGACCTAACTGTCATATTTGTCAATTAGAATTGGAGTCAAACGTACCTGACACATGAAAGTTTgaacttacaacctcagtgttgataaACTACTTGAAATTCGGCCACtcttctttatataaaaaaaagaaaactgagtATGTATGTCACAATCGAATGAGGAGAAGAGGACCGGAGAATAGCTACATCGTCTAATTTAGCAGTCGTCATCTGTGACACAGATATTCCAAAACTGTCAAACACCTCAGCATGACGTTTATAAAACTTCAATACTGATAATAGGAATTATTAATACAATAGCTTCTTAACTTAAATAGAATAACTGGTAAAATAACTAGCTAGCATATTATCttgctaaaaaagaaaatgtatattaacgtgtattttttctttcatgTGACTTGAAATGGCGACTTATACAGATTGTAAGTATTTTAACAAGTCTCGTATATCTTGTCTTTCATAAAAAATTATAACCATCTTGTAAATTGTGCAAATTCCATCTGACAAGAGAATATCACGTCTAGTGTAAACGCTGATGAAATTGTGTTCTTTAATACTTCTTTTAAGTTTTACATGTTGTATTAGAACCTGTAAATTAAGTTAACAAAAATCCATAATTGTTATGTAATCTAATTACATGAGATTTTACATAAGAGTACTCTTGTATCAAATGATGCAGACAAAACGAATTTATTCTTTTCGCTTGATTGAAAAGATGATGCTTACTCAGGATAATTGAACGATAATTTactaaattatttacatttttgttagtGTTGGCGTTGAAAGGTGTCGTATGGAAACACGTTCTTACTTTTGGTAAATATACATTTAGTCTAATGACCGTAGTGTAAGCAATTAATTATCAATCAAATTGTCATATTTCCAGTACTAGAAATAAACTCTTATAGAGCA
This genomic window from Mytilus galloprovincialis chromosome 9, xbMytGall1.hap1.1, whole genome shotgun sequence contains:
- the LOC143045834 gene encoding uncharacterized protein LOC143045834 produces the protein MGLLKKLFEELPDDVICALCNEVFLDPRVLQCNHMFCSACLVRRSARIKADICSTCETPYHGSSCRQADEGFKRKLLNLNAICNYKCGMKIKMAHLPEHLKDECQQAPVPCPNAIKGCKKKVKRCDLNKHIDECNFRVVTCEACGHVTIFQDLFTHQSRKKCLERKLKQQVIRELRHAHQEVINHRSNVKRDHIRLDIEQTKKVIQHARYLQERKQKLHQLLLSQNNNDAINSESGDSFFLTDLEELKNKDTSLSSTPVHSRSTVGSQQCDRCLKHFFPGKNHGKSCRWHEGVCINIDKECNYGRTSSTLVFVRKTNLTVQILPSDTMFRVVE